The Panicum hallii strain FIL2 chromosome 5, PHallii_v3.1, whole genome shotgun sequence genome contains the following window.
TAGATAGATATGTATGTTTTACTAATCTATTGATTATTGATTATTGATATATATTCATTCTGTttcaatttggaacggaggaagtGGAGGAAGTAATGTAGTAGTACTACGTATTATTCGAGAGGTCCGTAGCGATGTACAAACATTTTGCCTAATTTATGATAGAAACGAGCCATCAGTCGTCCGTGTCCATGACAGCATCGTTAAGGGAAAAACAAATCTGGGTCACTCCGTGTTCGGGTGCAACAAAACAAAGGCTTGTCTATAAAATCCCAAAATAAAATCAAATGAATGTTCGAAAATCTACCTTCGAATTTGCAAAGCCTGGACGCAAATCAGCATCCCCAGACCTCACAAATCATCCGCTGACGGTGCGCTTTCCGTTACCGGCGGCGCCGGCCAACGGAAAAAAAGAGGAGAAAAATCAGGCAGTCAGTCAGCCGGAGACGGTCAGCATTTCGTCAGAGAAAGCACGCCGTCGTCCTCGTCCCTAAACCAACCCCATCACGGGAACAGATCTCACTGTCACAATCGATTAATTTAACTCGcgcaaaagaaaaggaagggaaaCGGCAGCGAGCACGCGGCCGCGGCAGGCGATGAGTTCCAAATTTGACGCATTCCATCAATGGGGTGCCCGAAACCCACTCGATTCCTCCCTCCCGTCCCCAACCCTCCTCCTCGATCCCACCAGTAGAACCCTCCTGTCCCTTGCTCCGGGGTCTTGGACTTTGCAGCCGCTCCAAGCCTGCAAAGTTTGATCTTTTTTCTATCTTTCTCACGGATTAAAAAGATTTGATTTTTGCCGGCTTCTTCGGCTTCTAGTGGCCGCCGAGTGGTATCCGGGCTCGGGAGGAGGCTCCGCCGGCAGCAGCGGTTCTTGTGATTGGTTCTGGGCTTGGAGTTTTAGCGCCCAATCGGTCACCAGGCGCGTCCCCGGCGAGCTCGACAGGCAAGGAAGTGATTACTGGAGCCTGCAGCGCTCGATTGATTGGTTCTCTCACTAGAAGTCTTGTTTCTTCTTTAGTTTGCTTTCATGGAGGATTCGCCATTTGGCTACCCTTTGCCATCTTGACCAGCAATCTTGCTCTGCAACTTGAGCGATTACTGAAAGTCCATTTTTTTGTGGGGGTCAATTCAGCTGTTCTGGACGATTTTGTATGTTACGATAGACTTACTTTCTTGTTTATGTGATCTAGAAGACATTTATTCTTTGTGTGGTATAATTAACCTGTTGACTTGGCTGAAGAGATTCTTAGGGTCAATTTCGTGTTCATTCGAGCCGTTAAAAAAAGTCAGCACGAGAGGATAGGAAATTTGAGGTCCTAACTCTAGAAGCCGGGGATGTGAAAGATCTCAATTAGTGTGGGGGCAATGTGTCACACTCATGCGTTTTCTTAGGTGTCGCTCTTCTCGTGGGTATTAATTCGGCCTGAATTGTAGGTGGACAGGTACCCATTACTCACAGTGCAAAAGGGGGCGAGGGAGTGGGCTAGGACGACAGCAGCTCAGGATCTAGTGGAAACAAAGGCATAAAGTGGTAAAGGTATCTGTACCAAGGTGAAGGTGTCTCGTACAGGACTCAGGAGAGGTGTGAAAAGGAGCTCGTTTCCTTGTTGAAGCTACAGAGACAAGGCAGGAACCATGGTGAAGAAGCTGAAGAAGCTATATGGCAAGGATGCTCGGGAGTTCTTTAACCAGGTCATGGTGGAGCAGCCCCTGctgcccttcctgatcccacTCGGCCTCTTTGCGTGGTTCGTCGAACGGTGGGTTGTGCCATTCTCAAATTGGGTTCCCCTTGCAGCTGCCGTTTGGGCTACCATTCAGGTATTTGTTTCTGCCATGCTGTTTCATCTGAATTGATTCAAGGATTGTGATGGATTTTGCTCAATCTCTTTAATACCATGTTTAATTGGTAGCAGCAAAGCACGATAGTGCGAGCAATTGCTCTTTTCTTGTTCATGAAGTCATGATCTTCCCTTTTGGTTGTCCAAAGTGCTCGTAATTCCAGGGGAAAATCAATGTCAAGCAGCATTATGCTTCTGCTCCTGTCTCATTTTATTTTCATGAGTATTTCTGCCCCTGTTACTATAGTTTGCTTTGTCTTCTTACCTTGCTGTATGATTATTTCAGTATGGGAGGTTTAAAAGGAGGATaattgtagaagatttgaacaAAAGATGGAAGCATCTGATACTGAATACAACAGTATGCTCTTTTACTCCTATTTTTATTGGTTTCTTTTCATAGATTCTCAATCATTTTTCTTTTTATATTTTACAGCCCACCACACCGATTGAGCCTTGCGAGTGGTTGAATAAACTTCTAACAGAAGTTTGGCCCAATTACATGGAACCAAAATTATCGAGGAGGTTTCAATCTACTGTTGAGGTTTGCTTCTGCAACCTCGCTGAATATTTGTTCTCTATGGCTCTTCTCTGTGGGATGTATTTTCTTTAGCTCTTGAGCTTTAGACACTAAGGTGCTAGGACTAATTCACCATTATTCTTGATTCATGAAAGATGTCAGTTATACTTAGGGTCTGCTTGACGTGGATACTTGTAATGTTGTTTGTAGAACCGCTTTTAGAAATTTAGTATATGGTTAACTGCTTTTAATTAAAGTTGCGCACAGTGATCAGATTTGTTTCACTTTACCAACAATTGTGAGAGAACAAGGGTTGAATAGCAGACTTTGTACAAGCTTAGTTTAATTTTCCAACTGAACTGAGGTTTTCAACGATCATTTTCAGCCACAGCTTCAAAAAATAAGCATATGGCGACTAAGTACAAACTGTCCTTTAGTAATTTTGCTCTTGGGGGATGTAATCTAGGGAATGAACTTTAGATCATCTGAAAGATTTTTACTCCATTTTAAAGGGCAGACAAGCTTTTGATTAGATTGTGTTATTGAGATCAGGTGTATTTGATTCTTGGAAGTGGATAGGTCCCAAATAAAGATACTAATTAATAAATTCCTTTATTTGATGTATTGAATATGTACTGGAATTATAACATGCATTGTCCATACATAGCTGACAGAGCTCTATGATTTTGCAGAGACGTTTGAAGAATCGAAAACCAAAATTAATAGTAAGTTCTTTTTTCTAATATAGTAATATGTTTCTCTTTTAATGTATTTATCATCTGATTTCAGTACTAAGGTTTTGTTTTCCTATCACCAGGATAAAATAGAATTACAGGAATTCTCACTTGGCTCTTGTCCACCTACCTTGGGAGATGAGGGGATGCGCTGGATTACTTCAGGTGACCAGGTCAGTCGTATATTATTCTGAACTGCAGTTGCATCTGAAATTGCCCATGATTTCCTTTAGACGGATATAGAGGTATTAGGGAGTTTGTGGTCCTACCAAATTATATGACAGTGATTTAGGTTGTTGTCAGTATGTTGGCTATTTTATTAATCAAACTTAGTCATACATCATTAGAGAGGATTAAGTAAGAAAAAGGTGAATCATTGGATACTTTACAGCACATTTAACTTTTACTTATGTATTTGTTGATTATGCTTTCAGCTTTGTAATATTTGTTTGTATAGGCAAGTAGGTCAGCTCCCCCTGTAGCTTTAGTAGTTTGACATTTCCATCTTCTTTCATATATATCCTAAGGATCTGAAGAGGTTCTGTATTTCTGCACATAATTTGATGGACTATGCAATTTAGTAGCTACACCTTCTCTAACATAAactccttttttttctctcaCACAGCAAGTCATGAGCTTGGGTTTTGATTGGAATAGCCACGAGATGAGTGTAATGTTTTTGGCAAAGTTAGCAAAGCCACTGATTGGGACTTGTCGCATTGTTATAAACAGCATTCACATCAAGGGAGATGTATGCTCTTTTCCCTCTCCATTGTGTCTTGTTCCTTGACTTATTATATTTGTTTTTTATAACTCCGCAAAATACTTTTCATATCCAAAAGCTGAGAAATTCTGTCATTGTGAGCAAGTTGAGTAGTCTACAATGAGCAGTGATGATAATAAGTGGTTTAACTGAGCTATTTGTAGTTTTGCATGGTTAGGAAATAGTGCTGTACAACAATTGATTTGCATGATACTTCATGTAGTAATTAGTACGCTGATTGTGTTATTTCACTGAATACAATAATAAATATTAGTTTTTGCTGCAGAGCAGAGAATTTTGGGTACATAAGTACTTTCATCACCTTAAAGCTTACAACTGTTATGCTTTTGTCCCTCGATTATGCTATATGTACAATTATTCTGAATTTGAAGtggtgattattgcatcacccACTCGTCTGTGCCAGATTGAGTTTTTACACTATCTCTGATTCAGATTATATTGTTGCAGCTTCTACTATCACCCATACTTGATGGTGAAGCTATACTATATTCTTTTGGATCTACCCCGGAAGTCAGGATTGGAGTAGCATTTGGAAGTGGTGGAAGTCAAGCAATTCCGGGTATGGAGTTGCCAGGTGTCTCAACATGGCTGGTGGGTTTGTGCTGGCCATTTAGGGCCAAAATTCCAAGAATTAGGTTCAAATTGTAATTATCTAAAAAGTGGTTCATATCATGTAATATCTTCATCAACAGCAGCCATTGCATAACATAATCTGGATGTTATATCTGAATATCTAATGATATCTGGTGCGTGCTTCATGAACCATGCAGGTAAAGCTTTTGACTGAAACCATAGGGAAAACAATGGTCGAACCACGCCGACTATGTTTTTCTTTGCCAGCAGTAGATCTAAGAAAACAAGCAATTGGAGGTGTTCTTTCAGTTACTGTTGTTTCAGCTAGTAACCTCTGTAAGAACACAGGTAACCGCCAAAGCTCAAATGGAGGGACCATGTCTGGAACTGCTGATAACAAGGTATCACAGACATTTGTTGAGGTAGAAGTTGGCAATCTGATGAGAAAAACAAGTACCAGTGAGGGTCTAAATCCTACGTGGAACAGTACATTTAACATGGTACTGCATGGAGAGACAGGCATTGTTAAGTTTCTTCTGTATGAATTGGATTCTGGTGGTGTCAAATTCAATTACTTGACAAGCTGTGAGATAAAGGTATTCTAGATATAAAGCTATTCTTATTTTAGTGAATTTTCCCTGTTGTTGTGGCAACTGTGGTTCTTCCTATATATCCAAGGACACTCAGATAAAAATTAATGTAAACAGGTCAAGTATGTTCATGATGGTTCAACGATATTTTGGGCTATAGGGCATAACTCTGGTGTTGTTGCAAAGCATCCTGAGCATTGCGGACAAGAAGTTGGAATGGTTGTTCCATTTGAGGATATCGATGGCGAGGTACCTTGCCTATTCATTTACATTCCTACTTTAGTTTTTAAACCTGATACACGATTGTAAGACAAGAATGCTCACTTGATAGAAATTTAATACCATGTGCTGGTTAGTTTTCTCAAGTCATTACCATACCTGTCTGGTCTGCCATCATACCATATATTTCTAGGAGATTATCATCTACACATGTTGGGAACTATGATGCTGTAACTTCTATAGTTGTAAACTTCCATTGCTCTCCATAGTTCTACATTAGTTTTCTGTTGGCTGTCACTTTTGACAGT
Protein-coding sequences here:
- the LOC112893412 gene encoding synaptotagmin-5, with product MVKKLKKLYGKDAREFFNQVMVEQPLLPFLIPLGLFAWFVERWVVPFSNWVPLAAAVWATIQYGRFKRRIIVEDLNKRWKHLILNTTPTTPIEPCEWLNKLLTEVWPNYMEPKLSRRFQSTVERRLKNRKPKLIDKIELQEFSLGSCPPTLGDEGMRWITSGDQQVMSLGFDWNSHEMSVMFLAKLAKPLIGTCRIVINSIHIKGDLLLSPILDGEAILYSFGSTPEVRIGVAFGSGGSQAIPGMELPGVSTWLVKLLTETIGKTMVEPRRLCFSLPAVDLRKQAIGGVLSVTVVSASNLCKNTGNRQSSNGGTMSGTADNKVSQTFVEVEVGNLMRKTSTSEGLNPTWNSTFNMVLHGETGIVKFLLYELDSGGVKFNYLTSCEIKVKYVHDGSTIFWAIGHNSGVVAKHPEHCGQEVGMVVPFEDIDGELTVSLVLKEWQFSDGSVTLGNSLSSGLQSSSDGSPKLQSITGRILRVRVVEGRALTANSKSGKCDPYVKLQYGKALYRTKTLSHTVRPVWNDKFEFDEIAGGEYLKIKCYNADIFGDESIGSARINLEGLLDGASRDVWVPLEKVDSGEIRLEIEPIKNDHNNSMQSSSSKAGAGWIELVIVEARDLVAADLRGTSDPYVRVQYGNKKKRTKVIYKTLSPQWNQTFEFPETGEPLILHVKDHNAVLPTASIGHCTVEYSMLSPNQSADKWIPLQGVKSGEIHVKIARRVPVSDSERKAALGTDPSGKGHKMATQMRDSLKKFTGLIDEGGDPEALSLAVTEMEGIQSEQEEYIEVLEREKAMLLHKIQELGSEIIRTKSGPPRTRY